From a single Okeanomitos corallinicola TIOX110 genomic region:
- a CDS encoding hemolysin family protein, translating into MLNLIITVFVLILGSAMCSCTETALFSVSTLRVRQLAELKKPAAIALLAIRENMNRPIATIVIINNIFNIIGSIITGGIATQVLGDSLLGVFSGILTFLIIVFGEIIPKTIGEIYSEQVALLTAIPITGLSIAFTPLVWIMENVTAPFSQGQKRPTTNEAEIKLLTNIGQEEGIIQSDEAEMIQRVFRLNDVTASDLMTPQIMLTYIRGNLTLNEAKADIIASQHTRIIVIDESIDQVMGFALKQRLLTAMVEGNSDQKIADLTRKVRFVPEIIRADKLLKNFIESHEHLAVVVDEYGCVAGVITLEDVLEVITGEIVDETDKTVDLQEIARKKREKMLQSISTIHHQVKLDD; encoded by the coding sequence ATGTTAAACCTGATAATTACTGTTTTTGTACTCATTCTTGGTTCAGCAATGTGTTCTTGTACAGAAACGGCTCTTTTTTCTGTTTCCACATTGAGAGTTAGACAGTTAGCAGAATTAAAGAAACCCGCCGCAATTGCACTCTTAGCGATTCGGGAAAATATGAATCGGCCGATTGCAACAATAGTAATTATCAATAATATTTTCAACATTATTGGTAGTATTATTACGGGTGGTATTGCAACTCAGGTGTTAGGAGATAGTTTGTTGGGGGTATTTTCAGGAATATTAACATTTCTAATTATTGTTTTTGGAGAAATTATTCCTAAGACAATTGGAGAGATATATTCTGAACAAGTTGCTTTATTAACAGCTATACCTATCACTGGACTTTCTATTGCTTTTACACCGTTAGTATGGATTATGGAAAATGTCACTGCACCTTTTTCCCAAGGTCAAAAAAGACCTACTACTAACGAAGCAGAAATTAAACTATTAACAAATATTGGTCAGGAAGAAGGAATTATTCAAAGTGATGAAGCTGAAATGATTCAGAGGGTATTTAGATTAAATGATGTGACAGCATCAGATTTAATGACACCTCAAATCATGCTGACATATATCCGTGGTAATTTGACTTTGAACGAAGCTAAAGCAGATATTATTGCTTCCCAACATACCCGGATTATTGTCATTGATGAATCTATTGATCAAGTCATGGGATTTGCACTTAAACAAAGATTATTAACAGCGATGGTTGAGGGAAATAGTGACCAAAAAATTGCAGATTTAACTAGAAAAGTTCGTTTTGTTCCTGAAATAATTAGGGCTGATAAACTACTAAAAAACTTTATTGAATCCCATGAACATCTGGCGGTAGTAGTAGATGAATATGGATGTGTTGCTGGTGTAATTACCTTAGAAGATGTGTTAGAGGTAATAACTGGGGAAATTGTTGATGAAACTGATAAAACTGTTGATTTACAGGAAATTGCTCGGAAGAAGCGAGAAAAAATGTTACAGTCCATCAGTACAATTCACCATCAGGTAAAACTTGATGATTGA
- a CDS encoding CHAT domain-containing protein encodes MQKFDQKILKEGLKPAVALRQAQIEMFNNEEFSQANYWAGFTLQGEWK; translated from the coding sequence ATGCAGAAATTTGATCAAAAAATCTTAAAAGAAGGTTTAAAACCTGCGGTAGCATTGCGACAAGCGCAGATTGAAATGTTTAATAATGAAGAATTTTCTCAAGCAAATTATTGGGCAGGTTTTACATTACAAGGTGAGTGGAAATAG
- the proC gene encoding pyrroline-5-carboxylate reductase, with product MAIKFGLIGGGVMGEALLSRLITRGIYQGSEVIVSEPQEARRAFLQQQYGVNVTVDNCRVLTESQEVMMLAVKPQILSAIAQELADIFPIQHSPLIISILAGVPLKQLEAAFPQLPVIRAMPNTPATVGAGMTAICLGAYTAMNHQQKAQEIFTAVGEVAEVPESLMDAVTGVSGSGPAYVALMIEALSDGGVAAGLPRPVAKQLALQTVLGTAQLIAQTKIHPAELKDRVTSPGGTTIAAVSELEKAGFRSALIQAVKAAAHRSQELGKG from the coding sequence ATGGCTATTAAATTTGGTTTGATCGGTGGTGGGGTAATGGGAGAAGCTCTATTATCCCGCCTGATTACTAGGGGCATTTATCAAGGTTCAGAAGTTATTGTCAGTGAACCCCAGGAGGCTCGCAGGGCTTTTTTACAACAGCAATATGGGGTAAATGTCACTGTTGATAATTGTCGAGTTTTAACTGAATCTCAAGAAGTTATGATGTTGGCGGTTAAGCCGCAGATATTGAGTGCAATTGCTCAAGAACTAGCAGATATTTTTCCTATACAACATTCTCCTTTAATTATTTCTATTTTGGCCGGTGTGCCTTTAAAACAGCTAGAAGCTGCTTTTCCCCAATTACCAGTGATTCGGGCTATGCCTAATACTCCTGCGACTGTAGGGGCAGGAATGACGGCAATTTGTTTAGGTGCTTATACTGCTATGAATCACCAACAAAAAGCACAGGAAATTTTTACTGCGGTGGGAGAGGTGGCAGAAGTTCCCGAAAGCCTCATGGATGCGGTGACTGGTGTATCTGGTAGTGGTCCTGCTTATGTGGCTTTGATGATAGAAGCTTTGTCTGATGGGGGAGTTGCTGCGGGTTTACCCAGACCAGTAGCTAAACAATTAGCTTTACAAACTGTTTTAGGAACAGCGCAATTAATCGCACAAACCAAGATCCATCCAGCAGAGTTAAAAGATAGAGTTACCAGTCCTGGGGGGACGACTATTGCAGCGGTAAGCGAGTTAGAAAAGGCTGGTTTTCGTTCGGCTTTAATTCAAGCTGTGAAAGCGGCTGCTCATCGTTCCCAGGAGTTGGGGAAAGGGTGA
- a CDS encoding cell division protein SepF, whose protein sequence is MNNIFSKLRDFVGLNEQVEYEYYEEEQDTDTYQNLYQQENSQPAPQEVPTPNRRWRETTPTMGDEVAAAGSKPMSNVIGMPGAINGISEVLVIEPRTFEEMPQAIQALRERKSVVLNLTIMDPDQAQRAVDFVAGGTYALDGHQERIGESIFLFTPSCVQVSTQGGFLHEVPQPPARPVRPTTPTPTWGSEVNRMAQ, encoded by the coding sequence ATGAACAATATATTTTCCAAACTTAGGGATTTTGTTGGCTTGAATGAGCAGGTAGAGTACGAGTATTACGAAGAGGAACAAGACACTGATACATATCAAAATTTGTATCAGCAAGAAAATTCCCAACCTGCTCCTCAAGAAGTCCCTACACCCAATAGACGTTGGCGTGAAACTACTCCTACAATGGGAGACGAAGTAGCAGCAGCAGGATCAAAGCCTATGAGTAATGTGATTGGTATGCCAGGCGCAATTAATGGAATTTCGGAAGTTTTAGTGATCGAACCCCGCACTTTTGAAGAAATGCCCCAGGCAATTCAAGCATTACGTGAACGTAAGTCCGTAGTATTGAATTTGACAATTATGGATCCTGACCAGGCTCAAAGGGCTGTAGATTTTGTGGCAGGTGGGACTTATGCTCTAGATGGTCATCAAGAGCGCATTGGTGAAAGTATCTTCTTGTTTACACCTAGCTGTGTGCAGGTTAGCACTCAAGGCGGTTTTTTACATGAAGTACCTCAACCTCCTGCACGTCCTGTTCGTCCCACTACTCCTACTCCAACTTGGGGTAGCGAAGTTAACCGAATGGCGCAATAA
- a CDS encoding YggS family pyridoxal phosphate-dependent enzyme, with translation MTSLISERIANIRASLPPSVRLIAVSKKVSTELMREAYSAGIRDFGESRIQEATSKQAELRDLPDIIWHFIGHLQSNKAKKALELFDWIHSVDNLKIAQRLDTLAQQMGVSPKVCLQVKILPDLHKSGWTIPELLADLPTLNQCKNLQIQGLMTIPPLELKDEEILSVFHRTKELAEEINSQNCSLINIEHLSMGMSGDYQLAVSAGATMVRLGTILFGQRV, from the coding sequence ATGACAAGTTTGATTAGTGAACGTATTGCTAATATTCGCGCCTCACTTCCTCCTTCAGTGCGGTTGATTGCTGTCAGTAAAAAAGTATCAACTGAACTGATGCGGGAAGCATACAGCGCTGGTATTCGTGATTTTGGTGAAAGTCGCATCCAAGAGGCTACCAGTAAACAAGCTGAGTTACGGGATCTCCCGGATATTATCTGGCACTTCATAGGACATCTACAAAGTAACAAAGCTAAAAAAGCCCTGGAATTGTTTGACTGGATTCACTCCGTGGATAATCTAAAAATAGCCCAGCGTTTAGACACCCTAGCACAACAGATGGGGGTGAGTCCGAAAGTTTGTCTACAAGTAAAAATTCTCCCTGATCTTCATAAGTCTGGCTGGACGATACCAGAATTACTTGCTGACTTACCAACCCTCAACCAGTGTAAAAATTTGCAAATTCAAGGTTTGATGACGATTCCGCCTTTAGAGTTAAAAGATGAAGAAATTTTGTCTGTTTTTCATCGTACAAAGGAATTAGCTGAGGAAATTAACTCACAGAACTGCTCACTGATTAATATAGAGCATTTGTCCATGGGTATGTCGGGGGATTATCAGTTGGCAGTTTCAGCCGGTGCGACCATGGTAAGATTGGGAACTATCTTGTTTGGACAAAGGGTCTAA
- the pipX gene encoding transcriptional coactivator PipX → MNPDYSETYINHPTWGLLYRICMVDDNQDLFTTLYAQRLFFLVTSDVKGLKFQSIGRTEARMMLENRLRTLRRGGKSQEYDQLQGVFQRTFQ, encoded by the coding sequence ATGAATCCAGACTACTCAGAAACTTACATCAATCATCCAACGTGGGGTTTACTATATAGGATCTGCATGGTTGATGATAACCAGGATCTGTTTACAACACTTTATGCCCAACGCCTATTTTTTTTGGTAACAAGTGACGTTAAAGGCCTGAAATTTCAGTCTATCGGTAGAACCGAGGCCAGAATGATGCTGGAAAATCGTTTGCGTACTTTGCGACGCGGTGGTAAGTCTCAGGAGTACGATCAACTGCAAGGTGTTTTCCAACGTACATTCCAATGA
- a CDS encoding glucosamine-6-phosphate deaminase — translation MPTATKSFYVDDLLVQIYKSETEMALDAAEVVQKYLKQLLQKQNKTALLLATGNSQLKFLNALITLGEIDWSKIILFHLDEYLGISAEHPASFRFYLRERVEKRVFPQQFHYLEGDTLEPIAECDRYSKLLQNQTIDLCLLGVGENGHLAFNDPAVADFQDPASVKLVKLDEINRQQQLNTGYFQNMVDVPQYAFTLTIPMICQAKKIICLAPEKRKAKIVQEILQGDITTTCPASILRTQPQASLFLDLNSASLLT, via the coding sequence ATGCCAACTGCCACAAAATCTTTTTATGTTGATGATTTGCTAGTGCAAATTTACAAATCTGAAACAGAAATGGCACTAGATGCTGCTGAAGTTGTCCAGAAATATTTAAAACAGCTGCTGCAAAAACAAAATAAAACTGCTCTGTTATTAGCCACTGGCAATTCACAACTTAAGTTTCTCAATGCTTTAATTACATTAGGGGAGATAGATTGGTCAAAAATAATTTTATTTCATCTTGATGAATATTTAGGAATTAGTGCTGAACATCCCGCTAGTTTTCGGTTTTATTTGCGGGAACGGGTAGAAAAGCGAGTATTTCCCCAGCAATTTCATTATCTAGAAGGGGATACTTTAGAACCTATTGCAGAATGCGATCGCTATAGCAAACTACTCCAAAATCAAACAATTGATTTATGTCTTTTAGGTGTCGGAGAAAATGGACATTTAGCCTTTAATGATCCCGCAGTGGCAGATTTTCAAGATCCGGCTAGTGTCAAATTAGTGAAACTAGATGAAATTAATCGTCAGCAACAACTAAATACAGGATATTTTCAAAATATGGTAGATGTTCCCCAATATGCTTTTACCCTCACTATTCCCATGATTTGTCAAGCTAAAAAAATTATTTGTCTAGCACCAGAAAAACGTAAAGCCAAAATAGTTCAAGAGATATTACAGGGAGATATTACCACAACCTGCCCAGCTTCCATTTTACGAACACAACCACAAGCTAGTTTATTTTTAGATCTAAATTCTGCGAGTTTATTAACTTAA
- a CDS encoding HAD-IA family hydrolase, with translation MLTAILFDLDGTIVNTDPIHYQAWREMLLDYSIEIDETFYKSRISGRLNPEIIKDILPHLLRAEGEKFADEKEALFRDSAFHLKPLDGFSEVIKWIEKHQIKCALVTNAPWLNAEFMLEVLGIKEIFHTIVLADDCTAGKPDPEPYKVALNKLGITAEQAVAFEDSPSGIRSAVAAHIPTIGIASTHNPQVLQNLGTFMTIPDFTDLRLWTWLNSLIEAKISEVASTN, from the coding sequence ATGCTGACAGCAATTCTCTTTGATCTAGATGGCACTATTGTCAACACTGACCCGATACATTACCAAGCTTGGAGAGAAATGCTGTTAGATTACAGCATAGAAATTGATGAAACTTTCTACAAATCCCGGATTAGTGGTAGACTCAACCCAGAAATTATTAAGGATATTTTACCACATTTGTTACGGGCAGAGGGTGAAAAGTTTGCTGATGAAAAAGAAGCTCTTTTCCGTGATAGTGCTTTCCATTTAAAACCTCTAGACGGTTTTTCTGAAGTCATAAAATGGATAGAAAAACATCAAATAAAATGTGCATTAGTAACAAATGCACCCTGGTTAAATGCCGAATTTATGTTAGAGGTTTTGGGTATTAAAGAAATTTTCCATACTATTGTTTTAGCTGATGACTGTACAGCTGGTAAACCTGATCCAGAACCATACAAAGTTGCTCTGAATAAACTGGGAATTACAGCAGAACAAGCGGTTGCTTTTGAAGACTCCCCTTCTGGTATTCGGTCTGCGGTTGCTGCTCATATCCCCACTATTGGAATTGCTTCTACTCATAATCCTCAAGTTTTACAGAATTTGGGTACATTTATGACCATTCCAGATTTTACTGACTTGCGTTTATGGACTTGGTTAAACTCATTAATAGAAGCAAAAATAAGTGAAGTTGCGTCTACAAATTGA